From the Roseiconus lacunae genome, one window contains:
- a CDS encoding acyl--CoA ligase has product MPNPTESADLAVSPPKNQRRPGAIGRWVDRFLIGCLVLVVAILTATSAPAVLGRPFGGTMLLTHMMASGALVFGLPVFAFAMIRHFLPQHPIARSHAAGFLLTVTAGLLTIASVFACMLPIPSTDQMHRLMQVHKIAGLTMTPAIVLLLIGLRLTRSASHHHS; this is encoded by the coding sequence ATGCCCAACCCCACTGAAAGCGCCGATTTGGCAGTGTCGCCCCCCAAGAACCAACGCAGGCCCGGTGCGATCGGGCGATGGGTTGACCGGTTTCTGATCGGGTGCCTAGTCCTGGTCGTTGCGATCCTGACTGCGACCTCGGCGCCGGCAGTATTGGGACGCCCGTTTGGTGGCACAATGCTCTTAACGCACATGATGGCCAGCGGTGCACTCGTGTTCGGGTTACCGGTGTTTGCGTTCGCGATGATCCGTCATTTCTTGCCGCAGCACCCGATCGCCCGGTCGCACGCTGCCGGGTTCTTGTTAACCGTTACGGCGGGGCTGTTGACGATTGCCAGCGTGTTTGCGTGCATGTTGCCGATTCCGTCGACCGATCAAATGCATCGCCTAATGCAAGTTCATAAGATCGCCGGCCTGACGATGACCCCGGCCATTGTGCTGTTATTGATCGGGCTGCGTCTTACACGATCAGCATCGCATCACCATAGCTGA
- the leuC gene encoding 3-isopropylmalate dehydratase large subunit, producing MTDASSSDPRTLLDKIWDLHVVHQDKTGPAVLYIDLHLVHEVTSPQAFEGLRINQRRVRRPERTLATPDHNVPTSDRSLPIADPISRKQIETLRANCAEFGVQLFDIGDVRQGIVHVIGPENGYTQPGMTIVCGDSHTATHGAFGALAFGIGTSEVEHVLATQTLLQFKPKTFELRVDGGLSKGVTAKDMVLYLIGQIGTAGGTGYVLEYTGDAVRALTMEERMTVCNMSIEAGARAGMIAPDQVTFDYLRGLPEAPQDFDAAVERWSELSTDPGATYDKSLVFNGSDIQPQVTWGTNPGQVLSVTSKTPNPADFDDATDQKTTSDALSYMGLEAGKAIQDINIDRVFIGSCTNARIEDLRAAAAVVKGHHVSSKVSAMVVPGSGKVKEHAEREGLDKVFREAGFDWREAGCSMCLAMNPDKLSPGERCASTSNRNFEGRQGKGGRTHLVSPAMAAAAAIEGHFVDIRDWSYKS from the coding sequence ATGACCGATGCATCTTCGTCCGACCCACGGACACTCTTGGATAAAATCTGGGATCTGCATGTCGTTCACCAGGACAAAACTGGTCCCGCAGTCCTATATATCGACCTGCATCTGGTCCACGAGGTCACCAGCCCGCAAGCTTTCGAAGGGCTGCGTATCAACCAGCGTCGCGTTCGCCGCCCCGAGCGGACGCTCGCGACACCCGACCACAACGTTCCGACCAGCGATCGATCACTGCCGATTGCCGATCCGATCAGCCGCAAACAGATCGAAACACTCCGCGCCAACTGCGCCGAATTTGGTGTCCAACTGTTTGATATCGGTGACGTCCGCCAAGGCATTGTGCACGTCATCGGCCCCGAAAACGGCTACACCCAGCCCGGCATGACGATCGTCTGCGGCGACAGTCATACCGCGACTCACGGAGCTTTCGGCGCACTCGCGTTTGGGATCGGCACCAGTGAAGTCGAGCACGTGTTGGCGACTCAAACGCTACTTCAGTTCAAACCCAAAACATTTGAATTGCGGGTCGACGGCGGTCTTTCCAAAGGTGTCACCGCGAAAGACATGGTCCTGTACTTGATCGGTCAAATCGGTACCGCCGGTGGAACCGGATATGTCCTCGAGTACACCGGGGATGCCGTTCGCGCGTTGACCATGGAAGAACGCATGACGGTTTGCAACATGTCGATCGAAGCGGGCGCGCGTGCCGGCATGATCGCCCCCGACCAAGTTACCTTTGACTACCTTCGCGGACTTCCCGAAGCCCCCCAAGATTTTGACGCCGCCGTCGAACGATGGAGTGAGTTAAGCACCGACCCGGGTGCGACGTATGACAAATCACTGGTCTTCAATGGGTCGGACATTCAGCCTCAAGTCACCTGGGGCACCAACCCCGGTCAAGTGTTGAGTGTGACCTCCAAGACCCCCAACCCGGCCGATTTTGACGACGCGACGGATCAGAAAACGACCAGCGACGCACTCTCTTATATGGGACTCGAAGCGGGAAAGGCGATCCAAGACATCAACATCGACCGAGTTTTCATCGGTTCATGCACGAATGCCCGGATCGAAGATTTGCGGGCGGCCGCGGCGGTTGTCAAAGGCCATCATGTGAGTTCCAAGGTCAGCGCGATGGTGGTCCCCGGTAGCGGAAAGGTAAAAGAACATGCCGAACGTGAAGGACTGGACAAGGTCTTTCGCGAGGCGGGCTTCGATTGGCGCGAAGCCGGTTGCAGCATGTGTTTGGCGATGAACCCCGACAAACTGTCTCCCGGTGAACGATGTGCTAGCACCAGTAACCGGAACTTTGAAGGCCGCCAAGGAAAAGGCGGTCGGACCCACTTGGTCAGCCCAGCGATGGCAGCGGCCGCCGCGATCGAAGGCCATTTCGTCGACATCCGTGACTGGAGCTACAAGAGCTAA
- the leuD gene encoding 3-isopropylmalate dehydratase small subunit, with product MQSFTKHTGVVATMNRANVDTDQIIPKQFLKRIERTGFGQFLFYDWRFQDDGETPNPEFELNQPAVKDASILIARRNFGSGSSREHAVWALDDYGFRSVIAPSFADIFFNNCFKNGVLPIVLAESDIDELFAKADAKGTYELTVDLENQQVSDSEGWSRPFEVDASRREKLLQGLDDIGQTLQIEDKISAYEAARSW from the coding sequence ATGCAAAGTTTTACAAAACATACCGGCGTCGTCGCGACGATGAACCGCGCTAACGTCGACACCGACCAGATCATCCCAAAGCAATTCCTCAAACGAATCGAACGAACTGGCTTCGGACAGTTCCTCTTTTACGATTGGCGTTTCCAAGACGACGGTGAAACCCCGAACCCGGAGTTTGAACTCAATCAACCCGCCGTCAAAGATGCTTCGATCCTGATCGCACGCCGCAATTTTGGAAGCGGATCGAGCCGCGAACACGCCGTCTGGGCACTCGACGATTACGGCTTTCGCAGTGTGATCGCGCCGTCGTTTGCCGATATCTTCTTTAACAACTGCTTCAAGAACGGTGTCCTGCCAATCGTGCTCGCCGAATCGGACATCGACGAGCTATTCGCAAAAGCCGATGCCAAAGGCACTTACGAGTTGACCGTCGACTTGGAAAATCAACAGGTTTCCGATAGCGAGGGTTGGTCACGTCCCTTTGAGGTCGATGCCAGTCGCCGAGAAAAACTGCTGCAAGGCCTCGATGATATCGGGCAGACGCTGCAGATCGAGGATAAAATCTCTGCATACGAAGCAGCCCGATCCTGGTAA
- the map gene encoding type I methionyl aminopeptidase, producing the protein MLQKQRKLILDATGRDAMRRAGRVNAMLMDYVRPHIKAGITTGEIDEMVHQWTLDNGHRAATLGYQNYPKSCCTSRNEVICHGIPGEEKLEDGDIVNIDLTTVVDGWHGDQSETFLIGKVSDEKREVTQCAFDCMHLAIDALYPGCSVSTIGETIVPEAHGRGFSVVREYVGHGLGKQFHLDPSIPHYPNRQSRIDRLYPGMCFTVEPMINAGTRYARCDKSDGWTVRTKDGRPSAQFEHSVLMTEDGPEILTQCQDGPHKGHEFKCD; encoded by the coding sequence ATGCTGCAAAAGCAACGCAAACTGATTCTTGACGCGACGGGACGTGACGCCATGCGACGCGCCGGTCGAGTGAACGCAATGTTGATGGACTACGTCCGCCCCCACATCAAGGCTGGGATCACCACGGGGGAAATCGACGAAATGGTTCACCAATGGACCCTCGATAACGGGCATCGAGCGGCGACTCTGGGGTACCAGAATTACCCCAAAAGCTGCTGCACCAGTCGTAACGAAGTGATTTGTCATGGCATTCCAGGCGAGGAAAAACTGGAAGACGGTGACATCGTCAACATCGACTTGACCACCGTCGTCGATGGATGGCACGGCGATCAGAGCGAGACGTTTTTAATCGGCAAGGTCAGCGATGAGAAACGCGAAGTCACGCAGTGCGCGTTTGATTGCATGCACCTGGCGATCGATGCCCTCTATCCCGGATGCTCCGTTTCCACGATCGGCGAGACCATCGTTCCTGAGGCGCATGGACGTGGTTTCAGCGTCGTCCGCGAATACGTCGGACATGGACTTGGAAAACAATTTCATCTTGATCCCTCGATCCCGCACTACCCTAATCGCCAAAGCCGAATCGATCGACTGTATCCTGGGATGTGCTTTACCGTCGAGCCAATGATTAACGCCGGCACTCGCTATGCCCGTTGCGATAAGTCGGATGGTTGGACCGTTCGAACCAAAGATGGCCGACCTTCGGCACAGTTTGAACACTCGGTGTTGATGACCGAGGACGGTCCCGAGATCTTGACTCAGTGCCAAGACGGCCCGCACAAGGGCCACGAATTCAAGTGCGACTAG
- a CDS encoding S41 family peptidase produces MPSRNFNIILFAFVISWACHVQYRKMRTASIVGEAIDLIERHYVDPIDREQLLTSAILGVVGDLDEHSSYFAVDAYESFQDSMHQEFAGIGILVSQQDETQPVRVITPLVGSPALRAGLLPGDKIIRVNGVDVSAMKLPDVSNRLKGPPGTTVDLVVAREDGQQTMSVQRMTVRRATIELESVVGDHRDTDNRWVYRLKSNPAVAYVRLKSFGEKTVRELEAVLAELDNDFEALVLDLRDNGGGLLYAARDVANMFLTEGTIVSTRTRGGKLEKAYNADPDVLVAPDRPVAVLINGNSASASEIVAASLKDNGRAIIAGTRSYGKGTVQEIKPLQYGRSALRLTVAKYYRPNNRNIHRDADAGEDDDWGVRPTKGFDVPMTPSQLRTLAVRWDQASYPLLTDLDDRQWMQINSPPATDAELNEAIVPAIEPVPAIETADPPAPENDGRREEIPDALDPDPATGDAEASETPPNSGTIAVPNANHIDRQIEDRSVDSDASQTTSISGQAKQNVELGPTDLDYDPPLRAAVGALLRSLDENRATP; encoded by the coding sequence ATGCCCTCGCGCAACTTCAACATCATCCTGTTCGCGTTTGTGATTTCCTGGGCGTGCCACGTTCAGTATCGAAAAATGCGGACCGCCAGCATCGTCGGCGAAGCGATTGATTTGATCGAGAGGCACTACGTTGACCCGATCGACAGAGAACAGTTGTTGACGTCGGCGATATTGGGAGTCGTCGGCGACCTGGACGAACACAGCAGTTACTTTGCTGTCGATGCATATGAGTCATTCCAGGACAGCATGCATCAGGAGTTTGCCGGCATCGGTATCCTGGTTAGCCAGCAAGATGAAACCCAGCCGGTCCGCGTGATCACTCCCTTGGTCGGGTCACCGGCGCTGCGTGCGGGTTTGCTTCCCGGTGACAAAATCATTCGGGTCAACGGCGTCGACGTTTCGGCAATGAAACTTCCCGATGTCAGCAATCGCTTAAAAGGCCCACCAGGAACAACGGTGGACTTAGTCGTTGCCCGAGAAGATGGGCAGCAAACGATGAGCGTACAACGGATGACTGTGCGGAGGGCGACGATCGAATTGGAGTCGGTCGTTGGGGACCACCGCGACACCGACAATCGTTGGGTTTATCGTCTGAAATCGAATCCAGCGGTCGCCTACGTTCGGCTCAAAAGCTTCGGTGAAAAAACGGTTCGTGAACTCGAAGCCGTCCTCGCCGAATTGGACAATGACTTTGAGGCACTGGTCCTCGACTTGCGAGACAACGGTGGCGGCTTACTGTACGCCGCCCGCGATGTCGCCAACATGTTTCTTACCGAAGGCACCATTGTCTCGACTCGGACCCGTGGTGGCAAACTCGAAAAGGCTTACAACGCCGACCCTGACGTCCTTGTCGCGCCTGATCGTCCCGTGGCCGTTTTGATCAATGGAAATTCTGCCAGTGCTAGTGAAATTGTTGCGGCGAGCCTTAAAGACAACGGTCGCGCGATCATCGCGGGGACTCGAAGCTATGGCAAAGGTACTGTCCAGGAAATCAAGCCGCTGCAATACGGCCGTAGTGCCTTGCGACTGACTGTAGCCAAGTACTACCGCCCCAATAATCGCAATATCCATCGCGACGCTGACGCCGGTGAAGACGACGATTGGGGTGTTCGCCCGACAAAGGGTTTTGACGTGCCGATGACACCTTCCCAGCTACGCACGCTGGCGGTGCGATGGGATCAAGCGTCGTACCCGCTGCTCACCGACCTCGATGATCGGCAGTGGATGCAAATTAATAGCCCCCCGGCGACCGATGCAGAGCTAAACGAGGCAATTGTTCCCGCGATTGAACCGGTGCCCGCGATTGAGACAGCAGACCCGCCCGCTCCGGAAAACGACGGTCGACGCGAGGAGATTCCCGACGCACTCGATCCAGATCCTGCCACAGGGGATGCCGAGGCGTCCGAGACGCCCCCAAACAGCGGCACGATTGCGGTTCCAAATGCCAATCACATCGATCGGCAAATCGAAGATCGCTCTGTCGACTCTGACGCGTCGCAGACGACCTCGATTTCCGGCCAAGCTAAACAAAATGTCGAACTCGGCCCTACCGATCTGGACTACGATCCACCGCTGCGGGCCGCGGTCGGGGCGCTTCTACGGTCGCTCGACGAAAATCGTGCTACACCCTAA
- the queA gene encoding tRNA preQ1(34) S-adenosylmethionine ribosyltransferase-isomerase QueA, which translates to MSEIDIYDYQLPRERIAQQPLPTRSDARLMLVNRRDGSIEHYHVRDLPDLLRSEDTLVLNDSRVIPARMVGFRTRTGGRWQGLFLQADDESGVWEVLTKTRGKLVPGETITVEDRNGLPGMRLEVVARTEAGHLLVLPRSPSDLIGQGDSPNLTEDSAPHEWLQRYGRVPLPPYIRDGHMVDADVEQYQTVFSKTPGSVAAPTAGLHFTPSLLKQIKADGTETASVTLHVGLGTFRPVATESLSDHVMHTEWAEISEDNADLINDRRGAGGRCVAVGTTSVRTLESAAAALAGNLGAWSGTTDLFIRPPYDFKVVDALMTNFHLPKSTLLVLVSAFATRELIMEAYAKAVENEYRFFSYGDAMLIV; encoded by the coding sequence ATGAGTGAAATCGACATCTATGATTACCAGTTGCCGCGCGAACGGATCGCCCAGCAGCCGCTGCCGACACGAAGTGACGCGCGATTGATGCTAGTCAATCGCCGTGATGGTTCGATCGAGCATTACCATGTTCGTGACCTACCGGACTTACTGCGCAGCGAAGACACGCTGGTGCTTAACGACAGCCGCGTCATCCCAGCTCGCATGGTCGGTTTTCGAACGCGGACCGGCGGGCGTTGGCAGGGCTTGTTTCTTCAGGCGGACGACGAATCAGGCGTTTGGGAGGTGTTGACGAAAACTCGCGGAAAACTGGTCCCCGGAGAAACGATCACGGTCGAAGACCGCAACGGTTTGCCGGGTATGCGATTAGAAGTCGTCGCAAGGACCGAAGCGGGACACCTACTGGTGCTTCCGCGATCACCATCGGACTTGATCGGACAGGGTGACTCGCCAAACCTCACCGAAGACAGTGCGCCACACGAATGGTTGCAGCGTTATGGACGCGTGCCCCTGCCGCCGTACATCCGTGACGGGCACATGGTCGATGCAGACGTCGAACAGTATCAAACGGTCTTTTCTAAAACGCCGGGAAGCGTCGCCGCGCCGACCGCCGGTTTGCATTTTACACCTTCGCTTCTAAAACAAATCAAAGCCGACGGCACCGAAACCGCCTCGGTGACATTGCACGTCGGACTGGGAACGTTCCGGCCGGTCGCCACCGAATCGCTGTCCGACCATGTCATGCATACCGAGTGGGCAGAAATCAGTGAAGACAATGCCGACCTGATCAACGATCGCCGAGGTGCCGGCGGACGCTGTGTGGCAGTTGGGACGACATCGGTTCGAACTCTTGAGAGTGCGGCGGCAGCATTGGCGGGAAACCTGGGCGCTTGGTCAGGAACGACGGACCTATTTATTCGACCGCCTTATGACTTCAAAGTCGTCGATGCCTTAATGACCAATTTCCATTTGCCCAAGAGCACGCTCCTGGTGCTCGTCAGCGCGTTCGCGACGCGTGAACTAATCATGGAAGCGTACGCGAAAGCGGTCGAAAACGAATATCGCTTCTTCAGCTATGGTGATGCGATGCTGATCGTGTAA
- a CDS encoding tetratricopeptide repeat protein — protein MSRRLLSLATLAAVLGSGTAMVNQEVFAQNQSVLAEVYGRGVHAYYAGNYSDAFDNLTSAIDGGTRDPRAYYFRGIVSHLQGRPEQAEADWKEGAELEAAYGGGYYVGRSLSRFQGSARLKLEQIRQQARLEAMTKAAKRSNARMNELNAGGRAPAANRAAPAPTAPANPKVDNPFADDVATGNPEVQNDDVLKDVVGNPFKDETPAPGPAAAAGAAGAAPAGDDPFGGSAPAGGDPFGGGGSDAGGDPFGGGAAGGDDPFGDPF, from the coding sequence ATGTCTCGACGTTTGCTCTCATTGGCAACTCTTGCCGCGGTTCTCGGTTCAGGAACCGCCATGGTGAACCAAGAAGTGTTCGCCCAAAACCAATCGGTTCTCGCCGAAGTCTACGGGCGTGGCGTTCATGCTTATTACGCCGGAAACTACAGCGATGCTTTCGACAATCTGACTTCGGCCATTGACGGCGGCACGCGAGACCCCAGGGCTTATTATTTCCGTGGCATCGTCTCCCATCTCCAAGGCCGCCCCGAACAAGCCGAGGCTGACTGGAAAGAAGGCGCCGAACTCGAAGCGGCCTACGGTGGCGGTTACTATGTCGGGCGTTCGCTGTCTCGTTTTCAAGGCTCGGCTCGTCTAAAGCTTGAGCAAATCCGCCAGCAAGCACGTTTGGAGGCAATGACAAAGGCTGCCAAACGCTCCAATGCTCGGATGAATGAACTTAACGCTGGCGGTCGGGCACCGGCTGCAAATCGTGCAGCCCCTGCACCTACCGCGCCGGCTAACCCAAAGGTCGACAACCCCTTTGCCGATGACGTCGCTACTGGTAATCCTGAAGTCCAGAATGATGACGTACTAAAGGATGTTGTCGGCAACCCCTTCAAGGATGAAACTCCCGCCCCCGGTCCGGCTGCTGCTGCCGGAGCCGCCGGTGCCGCCCCGGCTGGCGACGATCCGTTCGGAGGCTCAGCTCCTGCCGGTGGTGATCCCTTCGGAGGCGGAGGTTCAGACGCCGGTGGCGACCCGTTCGGTGGCGGAGCTGCCGGAGGCGACGATCCGTTTGGCGACCCGTTCTAG
- a CDS encoding 3-keto-disaccharide hydrolase: protein MKARPLCLFAMLLAVALATSTTVTFGDEFPVGKWVSLFNGKNLEGWTPKIRYHEAGENYGNTFRVEDGLLKVRYDDDAYPKFDERFGHLFYDQPFSHYRFRVTYRFVGEQANGGPGWATRNSGIMVHGESPDTMTTDQDFPASIEVQLLGGNGKDDRTNANLCTPGTNVVYQGKLHRPHCTKSNSETFHGEDWVTVEIEVRGSKLVRHLIDNQSVLEYTEPQLDDADEHSKMLIEKQGGKLLEGGTISLQSESHPCDFKSVEIMVLDH from the coding sequence ATGAAAGCGCGCCCCCTCTGCCTCTTTGCGATGCTGCTAGCCGTCGCCCTCGCTACCTCGACCACGGTCACGTTCGGAGACGAATTTCCGGTCGGCAAATGGGTCTCGCTCTTTAACGGCAAAAACCTCGAAGGCTGGACGCCAAAGATTCGCTATCACGAAGCGGGCGAGAACTACGGCAATACGTTCCGCGTCGAAGATGGCTTGCTGAAAGTCCGCTACGACGACGACGCCTATCCCAAATTCGACGAACGGTTCGGCCATTTGTTTTATGACCAACCGTTCTCACACTACCGATTCCGTGTCACGTATCGCTTCGTCGGCGAACAAGCCAACGGCGGGCCCGGATGGGCGACCCGTAACAGTGGCATCATGGTACACGGTGAGTCGCCTGATACGATGACGACCGACCAAGACTTTCCAGCTTCGATCGAAGTCCAATTGCTTGGCGGTAACGGCAAAGACGATCGCACCAATGCGAACCTTTGCACCCCCGGCACCAATGTCGTCTATCAAGGCAAACTTCATCGACCGCACTGCACCAAATCGAATTCGGAGACCTTCCACGGTGAGGACTGGGTGACGGTCGAAATCGAAGTTCGTGGGTCAAAGCTCGTTCGTCACTTAATCGACAATCAGTCGGTGCTCGAATACACCGAACCACAGCTCGACGATGCCGATGAACACTCAAAAATGCTCATCGAGAAGCAGGGTGGTAAACTGCTCGAAGGCGGGACGATCTCGCTCCAATCGGAAAGTCATCCCTGCGATTTTAAATCGGTCGAGATCATGGTCCTCGATCATTGA
- a CDS encoding ThuA domain-containing protein: MLAFAVNTFAAEKKLKVLLVAGGCCHDYEAQTKLLKDGIEKRISADVTVVFNPSKGTNTRFEIYESDDWAEGYDVVIHDECSAAVTEKPYVERILAAHQSGVPAVNLHCAMHSYRWGDYRQPVAPGADNAGWYEMIGVQSTAHGPKTPIDLSFESGDHPIVKGLQPWKTIDEELYNNVQVFSGTSVLVRGDQEQPPNRRQLKQNPDAKPTKATAVVGWTNLYGPKETRIFSTSLGHQNGTVKDDRYLDFVVRGLLWATDHLQDDGSPSDAVAK, from the coding sequence ATGTTGGCTTTTGCGGTGAACACGTTTGCCGCAGAAAAGAAACTGAAGGTTCTTTTGGTCGCTGGTGGTTGTTGCCATGACTATGAAGCCCAGACGAAGCTGCTCAAAGACGGCATCGAGAAAAGGATTTCTGCGGACGTCACCGTGGTATTTAATCCCTCCAAAGGCACGAACACGCGTTTCGAAATCTACGAATCCGATGATTGGGCGGAAGGATATGACGTGGTCATCCACGACGAATGCTCCGCGGCGGTGACCGAAAAGCCGTATGTCGAGCGAATCTTGGCGGCCCACCAGTCAGGCGTTCCCGCCGTGAATTTGCATTGCGCAATGCATAGCTATCGTTGGGGTGACTACCGCCAACCTGTTGCCCCGGGCGCCGACAACGCGGGCTGGTATGAAATGATCGGAGTGCAATCAACCGCGCATGGACCAAAGACACCGATCGATCTCAGTTTCGAATCCGGCGATCATCCGATCGTCAAAGGCTTGCAGCCATGGAAGACCATTGACGAAGAACTTTACAATAACGTCCAGGTATTCTCGGGGACGTCGGTCCTTGTTCGTGGCGATCAGGAGCAACCGCCAAATCGCCGACAGCTAAAACAAAACCCCGATGCGAAGCCAACCAAGGCGACCGCGGTCGTGGGATGGACGAATCTTTACGGTCCCAAGGAAACGCGAATCTTCAGTACCTCGCTGGGCCATCAAAACGGAACCGTCAAAGATGATCGTTATTTGGACTTTGTCGTCCGCGGATTGCTTTGGGCAACCGATCATCTTCAAGATGACGGATCGCCAAGCGACGCGGTTGCAAAGTAA